The genomic DNA TTCGTTAACGAATACCATGAGTTCCTTTCTTACGGGGTTACTTATGAAGTTGTGTTCGATCAAGAATCATGTGacataagtaaaaaataaaaatcaactaaATATACTTCTATACTATGTTAAAATCGTATAAATTGGGTGCAGAAGTTTGACCAAGATAATCTACACACTCTGCCATCGTTATTTCACACACACAAATAAACCTATAGGTATAATTATATATGGTTAAgaatctcttaaaaaatataaaataaagaattcTACCATAAGGTCCCAAAAAGAAGGACAAcccaacaaaaacaagaaaattcaaATTCCATCTCTAAAGTTTCACCTTATGTGTGCATGTCATGTTCTCAATTCCTCTCTTTGAAATATTAATCGTCATAGTACAATTCATCTTCATCTCAACATGTTTCTTAATAAACAAAATCTTCACTCTCCCCGGAATTATGGAGTAAGTATTCATCACCATCTCCCCTTGAACCACATCCCCCAACAAATTCGGACTAGAAACAAGGCGGTCCGCCATAACTTCGATCGTAACATTCAACCTTGTTGTCTTCTTTGCCTTCACAAGTCCCGGTGGTATTACCGCGTCCGCGACCGTTATACCGCGGTAATACACTGTTGTTGTGCTGTTTCCTAGCTTAATGGATGCTATATTATCATTCTTAATAGACATGTTCACTACCATGGTCATGTTGATCTTAACTTGAGGTGTTGGAATTTGAACAAGGTTGACGCCAAAGTTTGTGAGTTGAATCTCATTAGTTGTTACTTTTGGATCTTTAACCTTAAAAACCGTGAATGCTAAGATAACAATTACTATGACTAAAAGTAGTAGCAAAATTGCAGTTACACAACCACAtaacttgatttttcttctacGGTTCATGGTTTTAAGAGCTTTTTCTTCATCATCACTTCTTGGATGGACTCTAACTGGGGCTAAAGGTCTTCCTTGATCGGTCTCTGCCATTGTTGTGGAAGGTATCAAATATCAAAGGGAATAATATTAGTGAAGGAATAGTGTGTACAAATTTATGTGAGATGCTTGATTTGTGGGTGTACTTTGAAATCGAATATGTTTATACttatataaaagaatttttGGGCTTGTTAGTATTTAATGTTTGGACACGTTTTGATGGAGCTAATTGACTATGATTAATAAATCCAAAGAAAATGGAGACGCGGATATGAAGGGGGATGCTGTGTGTATCAAGCTAGACTTTAGAGCTGGTTTATGTTGACTTTAGCTGGTGAATTTATTTCATCATTAAATGAACTAATTGACTTTTACCTATATCTATACTACACACCAGAATTGCAAttctacgttttttttttttaaatacttaaatTGCATtagaaaattagttaaatatataattataattatgttgTCATGTAAATATAAGTCATATACTCAAAAATTCTTGTTATTGTTTtcaaagaggtgcaacacaaggacgtCTGAGGAGGGCACTcgtcctagtactactctcgtcCAAATGTAGTTTTGATAGGATCAGGTGCACTACTAGTGTTGGTATGTGGACACCTTCAACTTACGGTAAAAAAAATGGACTAGGGGACATGTACCTAACACGATTAAACCAACAAAAGTGTTTAGACATCCCTAAAGAGAAATACTAACATCCAAATTTGATATGAGACAGACCCTAAGGGGTACTAAAAATAGGAAAACACAACAATTACGAACACCTACTAACACAACCAAACAAACTCGGAGTATGAACGTTAAACTAAATTACAAAAAAGACTGTGTGAATGCGCGATGAGCCAAACCAACAAAGAATAACTAGGCAACAAGCACACCAATTTGAGGAAAACTAATCACAACAAATTGATTCTCAAAACCAGACAAATCGGGATCGCAGGAAACATAACTCaacctaaaattaaaaactcCGAATAATTGCATTTTAAAAGTTTCTTATGAGATattgtttcattaaaaaataaaaaatttatgttactTAGGGCGTACTTTAATTAAGTAAGAATAAcaccaataaataaaagttaaatttacttatatttacaTTATCAATTATGAGTGAAAAAATcccatcaaatcaaatataaataatgtttttgaagGGACCaccaaatataaataattattttgtttttttggtacaaaatagttattttgtttataCTTGTGATTGAAAGAACTAtgtatagaaaaaaaaaattatagttttcaTATTCCATTTTTCcttctgtcaaaaaataatccatttttttttcctctcggAGTGTACAATAATGGAAAAATTTCATCTCCTCCAGACGATGTTTTATAAGTCCACAACGATGGACTGTTAGCTAGCTACGACCATGTCTTTCGAGTGAAAcagcatattttatttttcacgtTATTagtatatcattaattaataacTCAATGGTTCTTACACTTCTAGAACGCGGTTGCCGTatgaaagtgatttttttaggggaaagaAGTATGAATGAAAGTGTTAATTCCATTATAAAAATAGTATTTATATTGGTATATGTCTTTAAACATAGACGCTCTGGTCACTattaataacaaaaatttacattttaaattcattcaattaacaaaTGTATATGAActttattataaaccacatacattttttaattaatgaatctcaaatattgatttttgcttataataatgatcaaATGATATAGATCTCTACTTCCTAAAATAAACATAGATCTCTACAGTAAATTTtagatatattaaaaaaatggtcatgttaatttgtgccctcatggcacatgttaaggaaccTAAAATGGGTAACCTTTATATGATAGTGTATGatgattatataaaaaaaaaaaaaaaggcttatcATCATATGAGTGAGATAATTCTCTAGTGCTATAAAATAGGATGTGAGACTCTATTCACAATTTTAGTAACTCACTCAAAACTCAAATGCTACAATTATACTTACACacatttgagaaaaaaattaggttacaCGCAGCGGAAATACACGAgacttatattttattcttattgaggatataagagaaaatagTCATAAACTTCCATAAGTATTAAAGAATAGCAATAATATAAGATATGTCTAAATATaccatttataattatttagaataatggtataaataaatttttcttaacAAAGTTGTTAAGAATTTTAGGATTTTGACATATTgcatttacaaaataaatttacaataaTATAATGGAAGTGTAGAATAATTTATGAGAATAATAATTTATGAGAAAAGACTATAATTAATATCCTCAATAGAAGTATctacaataattttaaatttagagttatgaaacaaataatatatttgtttatatgatatatttaattgaCATGTAGAATTTTCCTCGCTTGTTAAACTAATAAGGTATCTTTCTTACCCAcaaaatgatgattatgttaagtAATGTCATATCGATAGGGTATGTCCATCACGTTACACAACACATAGCAATGATTCTCCCACTTGATAGAGAATAGATAAtgataattgaattaaaaagtttgaaagatattttagataaaatattcAACTATTTCTCTATCACATAATGATATGTTAAGTAACGTCACACCGATAGGATATGTCCGCCACTCACATAACAAAGGGATAGTAgcaatccaaaatatttttatatatataaaataacatttaggtagaaatttaattcaaagtataataatactggattgaaaaatttatacaattttctacattttttttaatagagtaacttacttattgtttttttttgtttgaaaaatttatacaattttctacatgtttttttttaataaggaaGAACTATATCATCACAATGTATAATTTTTATGtctcaaaatttaaacattaaTAGAGTATTCTAATTATAATTGACATATGTATAAACATTTTAGGTACATTGAATAATAGcaattatattaataacaacACATCGATAGGGTATGACTGTCACCAATATAATGCTAAtctatttagaaaaaatttgCATAATTGTATCCACGATAGGGGAGATTACAATTATACAAATCAATAATGTTTATGCTTAAgagaatatgataaaataatatcatgcaTAAACAATTGTACTTAATTTACTcaacttcgatcatattcaaattcaaataatagAAAGACATgcttaacaatattttaaattagcaCGTCATAAATATGactttagaatttatttatatgaattaGTATAATAACAAGAGTTATTATTTAGAATACAAGTGTATCAATTAGTTTTCTATTTTATCCGGAGTAGAACTCTTAGAATAAATATATAAGAAGTATAGAATTTTATTTAGAATATTCTGGAAAAAAGATTTCACTTCTAGATAGGATATCATGATTGCACAACAAAAGACAAGAATGGATAAATGTTTTCATATGTGCAATAATATACGATAAATCACAAGgggataaaataattaattaaatcagGACTTACCTCGCAGTGTGTGACATTCATCCTTATACTTTAGAGGCAATGACTTTTGATAATTTAACGAGAATATCTTATTATATATAGTCATCTCAAAATAATCATGAATAGAGAATAATTCATTATAACTAAACATATATGAGACTCTAATTATAAATCATTATAAGTTATATAAGTGTTCAGTTGTAAGGATGATTTAAAATTGCCTGAATTCTTAATATGTtgttttgataatatttaacGGATAAACAACAAAGAGGtgtgcaaattttaattcataataagaattttagcataaaaaatgcaacaatGTATTATTCACTAtgtataatttaatattattgtgatCCAAACATTTAACTGCGACAAGACACATAACTAGATAGTTAATAGTGTTTCTCACAAAATTTAGAGTAATAAATTACAAGTCTAAGTTAGAGAGTATAGTAGATACTTTAAGAATGTATATTAAAGAGAAATATGCCAattttagattaaattaatataattggCATATATAACATACAACTCACTATACgcattttgaaaacaaaatattattacaaCCCTTTAAATCAATTTGTGACAAGAATGAGAGACAAATGTCTAAGTTCAAATAAGACgccaaaaaaattcaatttgtgaCAAGAATGAGAGACAAATGTGTAAGTTCAAATATGTCGCCAAAAGAATGATCAATCAGTGAACTTTGGACCTTTATGCTAAgataatatgaattaaataatatattatattagaaTATTTATAATGCAaagattatttaaaatcataaaatttaaatcaattatatttggCATTAGAATTAGTAAAATTGAGCCTTTTATAATAACAATTTAATTGATCAAATAATTAGTGTTACTAATATAAgagagtattttcaaaatagtgTAGACTTAAATATTgagaatatatgattttatgtaAACGGTTTTCGTATTAATTTGCATCAAAtatttagagattttataaaGTAATTTAAATCCCACATATTAAGggtataaaataaatcaaatcttCTTAACATATTTTGGGCAAaggaaattataattttatcccaaaataatataatatttattaattaatcgGGGATGTAAAATTCTTGAGTGACACATATAATAAGATATTTCTACTATGTTCCTAAATGAAAATAAGATAAGTATTTGTGTAAAAAAACTCTCTTTCTAATTAATATCTCAATTTCACAAAACTCATGAATTATAAGAGAAAGCTAACAACTAGGGTgcatattttaagataaattaataataatatatcaattaagATTATGTTTGAAAGAGGGtttattttctcaatcaaaGGACACTAAAGCGATTTGGAGGGACaaaaatatagaaagaaaagagtatataaaattacaattttttttttaaagaagtataCGTCGATTTTTAAGTATGAAACTCCCAACAATTTATCACTTTCTATTTATCatgataatgaaaaataatctaTAGTAATAAGGATAATTCTTAAACAATAGCTTTAAGgttaattcttattttttttttcttccatttattgTATATTGTTAATTACAAGTGGGAGTACATTGTTGTATACATAGTTTAGAGGCTTATTAGAGCATACACGGATATATAACAAAAGTAGAATCAAAGTAGAAAAGATACACTCACTAGGCAGAAATTCACATAAAAGGAAGCATAACGAGTTACAaagttatttttcttcttaGTATTTATTTCCCATCAAACTAAGAAGAGAACATGTTAGAAGCGCTTGGTAGCTTGACTTCTCCCTTTTGAGAAAGAGGAATGGTGAAGTTTCCAATAACAGGAAGGTCAATAACAAGACCCAAATCCAATTGATAGTCAATGTCCCAATCAGCTCCAATGTCCTTTGCTAAGCTCATCAATATGCTGTAGGGCACCTTCACAGGTACATCCACCATTGTTGTGTCCTTTGCCTTCAAAGACCCTGGATCTGGTATTGTCCCTGATGCTATCTCCCTTCAccacccaacaaaaaaaagttgagaTCAATAATGGAAAAATAGATCATTGACAAATAACATATTGATTCAatgaatgatattgattataCACTGGACACGACAAAAACACTGACACGTCATTTAATGTAATTTAATGTAAAGATAAGTGTCGATGTCGTATCGATGTCGGACACGACCGAAACAGATTTATGTCACTTATACGTTACATAATtgacatgtatataaacttgTTAGCCATATAagttaatgttaattttcatatatatacatgtaaaaACATAACTCTCTGTCTGTATATGTAGTACCTGTTGGCGCTTTTGAAAGAGTATTTGACCTCACAAATGGGGATTGGAGTTGAATAAGGATTATTAACAGAAACCTTAGCCAAATATTCAACATTGTTCATGCTCACTTTCTTGAAATCCACGTCAGTAACACTTGCTTCTGGCTTGGCCATATCACCAATTTTTTCAGACACAAAGTTCTTGGCTTTATTCACCAACTGCGACATTTTCAAATGCTGATATCACCAATTTTTTCAGACACGAAGTACAATGATtagtgtttttttcttctttgttgatgatgatgatgattacagAATAATGTAAGAACCTATGGATTTATAGTGACCGGTCCTATGTTCTTGGTGCAACGCTTGTCACCATACACGATGTTTCTCTTCTTGACACGTATGTGTGATATGTTCTTGTCTTGTTTGCTACTGACACGTGATGATACGTGTCGCACGTGACCTCCTCTTACAAGGAAAGGATGGATAGGTTTAGATTATAATATTGATCACACAATCACAAACGGTGTGATGAATTCTCTGTGGTAAATCATTGATATTTTagtaaaaactatattttttaacttgttTGACATTATTGGCCTTTGAAGCTTTGACTAAGTCAATGCTCATTCAACCGTgtaatatttattgtttgtttggTATTTAGTGGATTTGCCATAATCACGGTAACCATTGTCATTTTACTGAAGTTGAACTGTTGAAGCTGCATTTTGTAGTTAGTACCTTGAAAACTTAGGAGGTTCAACGTGATTTTGGTAACTCCGCCTATACCACCATTCAATATTTCTTGGCCTACGATTGGCCAAACCGAACACTAAGTTGAATGTGAATAGGATCATTTATCTTACTTAATAATTGGAAAAACGAATGCCATAGAAATACATGTCATTCGCCAAAGAAAGATAATCGAGAGTTGGCCGAAATGAACACTAAATACTTTTCAAGAAATCTCCTCTAAGTCACTCACTATGACTATCAAAATCATGAACAAACAATATAATCTAACAGGTGCCCTTAAGTCAATTTTAAACTTAACTAATTTACAGTTATTTTTAGTGATTTACTACTTGTGCAAATACgagtaataatattttcaataaaataatgtgTAAATATTccatccaaaaaagaaaaattggttaagtttaaattaaatcaaatcaaacaaacaataaatattgtaacaaaaaaaaaaaatattgcacgAGCTAACAAGTTCGACATTgctacttttcaaaaaaaaaaaaagttcgacATTGCTATAAAAAATTGGTTaagtttaaaata from Medicago truncatula cultivar Jemalong A17 chromosome 8, MtrunA17r5.0-ANR, whole genome shotgun sequence includes the following:
- the LOC25500810 gene encoding LOW QUALITY PROTEIN: uncharacterized protein (The sequence of the model RefSeq protein was modified relative to this genomic sequence to represent the inferred CDS: inserted 1 base in 1 codon) — translated: MAETDQGRPLAPVRVHPRSDDEEKALKTMNRRRKIKLCGCVTAILLLLLVIVIVILAFTVFKVKDPKVTTNEIQLTNFGVNLVQIPTPQVKINMTMVVNMSIKNDNIASIKLGNSTTTVYYRGITVADAVIPPGLVKAKKTTRLNVTIEVMADRLVSSPNLXGGCGSRGDGDEYLLHNSGESEDFVY
- the LOC25500811 gene encoding desiccation protectant protein Lea14 homolog, encoding MSQLVNKAKNFVSEKIGDMAKPEASVTDVDFKKVSMNNVEYLAKVSVNNPYSTPIPICEVKYSFKSANREIASGTIPDPGSLKAKDTTMVDVPVKVPYSILMSLAKDIGADWDIDYQLDLGLVIDLPVIGNFTIPLSQKGEVKLPSASNMFSS